One segment of Paenibacillus sp. FSL R7-0337 DNA contains the following:
- a CDS encoding SDR family oxidoreductase, translated as MGKTLVTGATGGLGNRTLELLLKKVPANQVAVLVRNPQSEQIAGFIKEGVEVHQGDYFDYNSLLRAFNGVEKVMLISAIAFTDRNTQHFNVIAAAKQAGVKQVIYTSITRREDSDLIIPEVTRSDIFAEEALKASGLEYTILRNPPYFEAMPNYFGSNAYEVGVRVPEGSGKVAAASLYDLAAANVAVLTQNGHENKTYTLNGSDARSFTDIADDLSEISGTRVAHVTISEKEYVENLTSNGVPLHVGEFLSAWLRGINSGEFSETSGDLERLIGRKPMTFKEFFKQRFPQNKA; from the coding sequence ATGGGAAAAACACTTGTTACTGGTGCAACAGGCGGTCTCGGCAATAGAACACTGGAGCTTCTTCTTAAGAAAGTCCCGGCAAATCAGGTCGCTGTATTGGTACGAAATCCTCAATCCGAACAAATTGCAGGTTTTATTAAGGAAGGTGTGGAAGTCCACCAAGGAGACTACTTTGATTATAACTCCCTTTTACGAGCTTTTAATGGTGTTGAAAAAGTAATGCTTATTTCCGCAATTGCATTTACCGACCGTAACACACAACATTTCAATGTCATCGCTGCTGCAAAACAAGCAGGTGTCAAGCAGGTTATTTACACGTCAATTACAAGAAGAGAAGATTCAGACTTAATTATCCCTGAAGTTACGAGATCAGACATCTTTGCGGAAGAGGCGCTCAAGGCATCCGGTTTAGAATACACCATTCTGCGGAATCCGCCGTACTTCGAAGCCATGCCTAATTATTTCGGTAGTAACGCTTACGAAGTCGGCGTAAGAGTACCTGAAGGTTCTGGTAAAGTTGCCGCTGCATCACTCTATGATTTAGCGGCAGCCAATGTGGCTGTTCTTACACAGAACGGTCACGAAAATAAGACATATACACTAAATGGCAGTGATGCGAGATCATTCACAGACATCGCTGATGACCTCTCCGAGATTAGTGGAACAAGAGTTGCCCATGTCACTATTAGCGAAAAAGAATATGTGGAGAATTTGACGAGTAATGGTGTTCCACTTCACGTTGGTGAGTTCTTATCAGCTTGGCTACGAGGTATTAACAGCGGAGAATTCTCTGAAACGTCTGGAGATCTTGAACGACTGATTGGTCGGAAACCCATGACATTTAAAGAATTTTTTAAACAACGTTTTCCACAAAATAAGGCTTAA
- a CDS encoding Rrf2 family transcriptional regulator, with translation MKISTRFSVAIHILSFLSIGKDMICTSELVASSVNTNPVVIRRVTGMLKKAGLVKVNFGYGGTYLLKPIDEITLLDVYRSVEVVTEGQLFQIHEDTNLDCIVGANIQDVLSIILKKVEISMEDVLASFTIKDVVDGILKKAQLS, from the coding sequence ATAAAAATAAGCACTAGATTTTCTGTAGCAATTCACATACTGAGTTTTTTGTCCATTGGGAAAGATATGATTTGTACTTCAGAGTTGGTTGCAAGTAGTGTAAATACAAACCCGGTGGTCATTCGCAGGGTAACCGGGATGTTGAAAAAGGCTGGTTTAGTCAAAGTTAATTTTGGCTATGGAGGAACATATCTTTTAAAGCCAATTGATGAAATAACCTTGCTTGATGTATATCGATCGGTAGAAGTAGTTACTGAAGGGCAGTTGTTTCAGATTCACGAAGATACAAATCTGGATTGCATTGTTGGTGCTAATATTCAAGATGTTCTTAGCATTATATTAAAAAAAGTAGAGATTTCTATGGAAGATGTTCTGGCAAGTTTCACTATAAAAGATGTTGTTGATGGGATATTAAAAAAGGCTCAGTTATCTTAA